The DNA segment GCCCCAGCGTCAATTTTGAAGAACGACGCACATTCATCATGCGGATCCTTTTCTTCAGGTCTACCAGGTTGAAGTCGTTCGCAATAAGTGGCGTAGTAGAGAGTGCGCCTATATGCAGCAAACTATATTGGTACGCTTTCTTATCCGCTCCTGCTTCCAATACCTGTTCATCGGCAATGAACTCCAGGTTTTCCTTGATCGCTTTCCGGATGATCCAGACAGCCGGGTTGAACCAGTTCAACGTAAAGCTCAGTTCCGCCAGCAGCACATCCACGGTATGTCGCTGACGTACATGAATATGTTCATGGGCTACGATCGTCAGCAATTCCTCCTCGCTATGTTCCGCAGGATTGATATATATATGTTTACCGAACGAAAAAGGGCTCATGGGTACATTGATCAATCGAACGGGCACATCTCCAATGAGGGCAGGCGCCGATTGGCGATGGATGCGGTACAGCGATACGGACTGCCGCACGATCCGGAACAGCATTACTGCTAATCCTATATAAAAGATAAGGAATACCCAGGTCATATAAGCAGGCATCACTTCTTTTGTCACCATCGTCTTGAGTTGTTGAGTAAACTCCGGTACGACGGCCATGGCTGTCTCCTGTGCAAACAGCGGCGGCAGGTCGATCAATGGATACAGCATCGCGAAGCCAATGCCAAACAACAGGAAAGCCCGGTTGGCAGTATAGAATGTCAGGCGGCGCAGGATACCGTAATAGGCCAGTGCGAACAGCACCAGTACCAGGTTGATTTTGACGAGGGCGATGAAGAAGGGGGACATGCTTACTGTTTTTCGTCGTTATCGATAAGGTTGATGATCTCCTTCAGTTCGTCTTTGCTGATCTTATTCTCTTTTGCGAAGAAGGTTACAAGTTCCTTGTAAGAGCTGGAGAAGAAGTTGTTGACCACACCGTTTACGGAGCGCTTCTTGTATTCGCTCTCCCTGACCTTGGCGCTGTAGCGAAAAGCATTCGCGATGCGTTCACTTTTCACAAAGCCTTTCTTCTCGAGGTTCTTGATAGTAGATGCCAGTGTGGTGTAAGGCAGCCGGATGGGATACATGGCTGTCATAAAATCTTTCACGAAGCCGGGGCCAACTTTCCAGATGGCGATCATCACAGCTTCTTCATGTGGGGTCAATTGTTCCATAATATCAACGGGATATTCGTAAATGTACGAAGTTTACGGAGAATAAAATATTAATTTTCAATGCTTCGGGGCAGCAAGCAATTTTCGATCCGGGCTCAAAGCATGTGTCAACCATGTGTCAGGGATGTGTCTTCCATTGGAGAATACCCCTATTTGACACATGGTTGGTACATGGATCACACAGGGATGATAGTAGGGTAGGAGGTAACTGGTGACCAGCAACTACCTCGCTTACCGCTTACAACTTGAGACTTGCATCTTGAAGCTGGCTTTCAACAGCTTGCAGCTAAAAAAAAATCACGCTGCAAGGCCCGTCCACAGCGGGTTTTAAGAAATGGGTACCAATTTCTTTCAAAAAGATTTGGTAGGAGCTATTCATCCCCCCTATCTTTGCGGCCCGCTTTGGAAAAACAGAGGTACAGAAAGGAAGAAAAAGAGGATCATCACCAGGCGTAGTTTTTTCACATAGTTCTTTGGTTGTTAAGAAGTTGTAAAATAAAAAGGCGAAGAAAAAAGTGAGAAAAATTTGGTGGTGAAATGTAAGCCTTGTATCTTTGCAACCCGCTCTGAAAAAAAGAGCAAGTTCTTCGAAAAAGTCAGCAGGAAAGTCAACTCACAGGCAATGTGAACAGGAAACGAAAAAGTTTGAAACTTCTTGCGAAAAAACAGAGAAAAAGTTTGAAAGTAATAAAAAAGGCTCCTACCTTTGCAACCCCAACGAAACGGGGTCAGTGAAAGAGGGATAAAACCTTCGGTAGTAAGCTGATAAAGATCTTTGAAAGTTTGGAAGCAACAGCACATAAGTTGTAAGATTTATGGTAAATT comes from the Paraflavitalea devenefica genome and includes:
- a CDS encoding M56 family metallopeptidase: MSPFFIALVKINLVLVLFALAYYGILRRLTFYTANRAFLLFGIGFAMLYPLIDLPPLFAQETAMAVVPEFTQQLKTMVTKEVMPAYMTWVFLIFYIGLAVMLFRIVRQSVSLYRIHRQSAPALIGDVPVRLINVPMSPFSFGKHIYINPAEHSEEELLTIVAHEHIHVRQRHTVDVLLAELSFTLNWFNPAVWIIRKAIKENLEFIADEQVLEAGADKKAYQYSLLHIGALSTTPLIANDFNLVDLKKRIRMMNVRRSSKLTLGRYALLLPVLLLITLAFSITVRQPLQAAAKALEEVILTSATTVNEPATSPNTVLRLSTPDAQTAANRSRTGRQPSPITIRPLSNESNSQEQEAATNPPVRELVGQPLRQGIQGRLYETPVTAAADKLSLAGIPNPTGRVTSKTVAGVPVPDEVIVTGFLTTRRVNGIRVTPPADSSKGKLREVTVIGRGQQ
- a CDS encoding BlaI/MecI/CopY family transcriptional regulator, whose amino-acid sequence is MEQLTPHEEAVMIAIWKVGPGFVKDFMTAMYPIRLPYTTLASTIKNLEKKGFVKSERIANAFRYSAKVRESEYKKRSVNGVVNNFFSSSYKELVTFFAKENKISKDELKEIINLIDNDEKQ